From one Rhopalosiphum padi isolate XX-2018 chromosome 2, ASM2088224v1, whole genome shotgun sequence genomic stretch:
- the LOC132921018 gene encoding bone morphogenetic protein receptor type-1B-like, with protein MLLKRNLGSALTIGLGIATVAAKSVHGLTCYCEHQCPDGQINGTCVTSRYSQCFSAVHEEVNEETGEYEPIVSYGCLAAGEQGFLQCKGGNSLYGLAIQCCNSDMCNKDIRPMYIPHSTTTVPPKVHINSVPYIAFMLSMIICLLVSAIIIGWIYLRYRRREKNRLYALASTDSYISGNSNLLQTLIGHSSGSGSGIPLLVQRTIAKQIRIERQIGEGRFGKVCLANWRGEHVAVKIFTTINDQSWLRETEIYQTVLLRHENILGFIAADLKVSAGGAQMMLITEYHKRGSLHDFLKENTIDTAQLVVMARSIASGLAHLHEPINGTHGKPCIAHRDIKSRNILVKTDGECCIADFALAVRYDSRRNEIDIAPNSRVGTRRYMAPEVVNDTIDVTSFSAFKSADMYSTSLVFWELCRRSRQSWPVGGSPMLQADEYMLPYANLVGSDPSVEDMRLVLIIQGARPDIPIRWKCDNRLRVISEIIQECWHQNPNVRLPALRVMKTLRKLEDSETLENGIHHV; from the exons tccATGGATTGACGTGTTATTGCGAACATCAATGTCCAGACGGCCAAATAAACGGAACATGTGTAACTTCTCGCTATTCTCAATGCTTTAGCGCTGTGCATGAGGAAGTAAACGAAGAAACCGGTGAATATGAACCAATAGTATCTTATGGTTGTCTTGCAGCTGGCGAACAAGGCTTCttacaa tgCAAAGGTGGCAATTCTTTATATGGTCTAGCTATTCAGTGTTGTAACTCAGATATGTGCAACAAAGATATAAGACCCATGTACATACCACATAGTACAACAACAGTACCACCCAAAGTTCATATTAATTCTGTACCTTACATTGCATTTATGCTGTCAATGATTATCTGTCTCCTAGTATCTGCAATCATCATAGGTTGGATATACCTTAGGTATAGAAGAAGGGAGAAAAATCGGCTATATGCTTTAGCATCTACCGACAGCTATATATCTGGCAACAGTAATTTGTTGCAAACACTTATTGGCCATTCATCTGGTTCTGGTTCTGGGATTCCATTACTT gtTCAAAGAACAATTGCCAAACAAATACGAATAGAGCGGCAAATTGGAGAAGGTAGATTTGGTAAAGTATGTTTAGCTAATTGGAGAGGTGAACATGTAGCTGTGAAAATTTTTACTACTATTAATGATCAGAGTTGGCTACGAGAAACAGAAATATACCAAACTGTTTTACTTAGACATGAGAACattttag gtTTTATCGCAGCTGATTTAAAAGTCAGTGCTGGAGGTGCTCAGATGATGTTGATTACAGAATATCATAAACGTGGTTCCTTACATGATTTTTTGAAAGAGAATACTATTGATACCGCTCAGCTAGTTGTTATGGCACGATCAATAGCTAGTGGCTTGGCACATTTACATGAGCCAATTAATGGTACTCACGGCAAGCCATGTATTGCCCATAGAGATATTAAATCAAGAAACATTTTGGTCAAGACTGACGGAGAGTGTTGTATTGCTGATTTTGCTTTAGCTGTCCGATATGATAG tcGAAGAAATGAAATTGACATTGCTCCCAATTCAAGAGTAGGTACAAGACGTTATATGGCTCCTGAAGTAGTCAATGATACTATTGATGTGACTTCATTTAGTGCATTTAAATCTGCTGATATGTATTCAACAAGTTTAGTGTTTTGGGAGTTGTGTAg AAGGAGCAGACAAAGTTGGCCTGTTGGAGGATCACCTATGCTTCAAGCTGATGAATATATGTTGCCTTACGCTAATTTGGTTGGCTCTGATCCTTCAGTGGAAGACATGCgcttagtattaataatacaaggAGCTAGACCAGACATACCTATTCGATGGAAGTGTGATAAt aGGTTGAGAGTGATATCAGAAATCATACAAGAATGTTGGCATCAAAATCCAAATGTAAGATTGCCAGCATTGAGAGTTATGAAGACACTGCGAAAACTCGAGGATAGTGAAACCTTGGAAAACGGAATTCATCATGTATAA